From a single Streptomyces sp. NBC_00377 genomic region:
- a CDS encoding MarR family winged helix-turn-helix transcriptional regulator, with translation MAGQAQYEELARQLSAVGAVKRDLGRILPHDCSAGSAGVLALLGRHGDMRMSALSELLAVDMSVTSRHAAHLADRGWIERSPDPADKRSRILHLTPEGHAMLVELSRRSTELLAERLGDWTDTEVGQLIGLLTRLRASFGDCRTITHRPPPPPAPPPPVPVGEQTQTTRTPAQAT, from the coding sequence ATGGCAGGGCAGGCGCAGTACGAGGAGTTGGCGCGTCAGCTCAGTGCCGTCGGTGCGGTGAAGCGGGACCTCGGGCGGATCCTGCCGCACGACTGCTCCGCGGGCTCGGCCGGCGTACTGGCGCTCCTCGGCCGCCACGGCGACATGCGCATGAGCGCGCTCTCCGAGCTGCTCGCCGTCGACATGTCCGTGACCAGCCGACATGCCGCCCACCTCGCCGACCGGGGCTGGATCGAACGCTCCCCCGACCCGGCGGACAAGCGCTCCCGCATCCTGCACCTCACCCCCGAGGGCCACGCGATGCTCGTAGAGCTGTCACGCCGGAGCACCGAACTGCTCGCGGAGCGGCTGGGCGACTGGACCGACACCGAGGTCGGTCAGCTCATCGGACTGCTGACCCGGCTGCGCGCCAGCTTCGGCGACTGCCGGACGATCACGCACCGGCCGCCGCCCCCGCCCGCACCCCCGCCTCCCGTTCCCGTAGGCGAACAGACGCAGACCACCCGTACACCCGCACAAGCAACGTAA